Within the Pseudomonadota bacterium genome, the region GGCTGTCGCTTGTGGCGAGGCCCCAACCCCCCGGCCTTCGCCGGCTTCGAGCTTCTCGGCCTTCGGGGCGGCGTCCTTGTGCGGGGCGGCCTGTCCGACGACCTGGATGTCGGCTGCCTCCAGAACCTCGGTCCGGTTGGGCGCCCTGGGTGCGCCTGCGTCGCCCACCACGTGGATGTCGGCCGCGTCCAGAACCTCGGTCTTGAGGGCGGCGATCCTGTGCGGCGCCGTGTCTTGTTGCGGGCAGGCGGTTTGTTCGCCTGCGTCGCCCACCACCTGGATGTCGGCTGCCTCCAGAACCTCGGTCCGGTTTGGGCTGGTTGATGCCGGTGGCCCGGGTGGTGCTGGTCCTCGCCTGCTCACGAATCTCCGCCGGCTTCGCGCTCCAGCGGTGAGGCTAGAGCGGACAGCTCACGCGGTCAAACCGCGACGAGGCGCAACCGCAGCGGCGCTCGACCCCAAGGCGTCGGGGCCGCGGGAACAGCTTGGGGCAGTCGCTAGCTACATGACGGTGCAAAAGTAGGGGAGGTTTTTCAGTGATTGCGGGGGCTGGATAGCTGGGCGGCCAACCGAAGCGGCGCTTTTTCCGGGCGAGCCCGAGGCCGGAGTCGGTGGCGGAGGCGGAGAGCCGAGACGGAGATAGAGGGCCGCGGCGGAGGCAGAGGTTGTGATGCGAGTAACGGCGCGCACATGGATCGGTGCGGCCACGCTATGGTTCTGTTGGGCGCAGTTGTTCGAACCCGTGCTACGCTGGCAGCGTGGATGCCCTCGAACGTTCAGACATCCTGCTGGACCAGGAGGCAAGTTGCGCGGATAAGCTCGCACAGGCGTTCGAACTGATGGCTGAAGGCTTTGAGCTCAAGCGTGCAGCGCTCAAGCATCGCGATCCCCAGGCGACAGAGGAGGAGCTCGAGGACGCGTTCTGCGCCTGGTTGTACGCAGAGTCATGACCTCCTCGGAGCTGCTTGACTCGCTGCGCCTTGTCATCGCCGAGCTCTCCACTCGTGGCCGAGGCCATGCGCTTGTCGGCGGCATTGCAGTCTCGGTTCGCGCCGAAGTCCGCTTCACTCGTGATGTGGATCTGGCAGTGCAGGTCCGAGACGACCCCGAGGCGGAGGTACTTGTTCGCGACCTCGGCCTGCGAGGCTATGTCCCCATTGCCACCGTGGAACACGAAGCCACCCAGCGCTTGTCGACGGTACGCTTGAAGGCGTCAACGGGCATGAAGATCGACCTGCTCTTCGCTTCGTGCGGAATCGAGCGTGAGGTTGTAGCGCGGGCGACGCCCGTCGAGCTGCCGGAGGTTGGCTTCGTGCCTGTGGCTGAGCCAGAGGAGCTGCTGGCCATGAAGGTACTGTCGATGAGCGAACGACGCCTTCAAGATCGGCTGGACGCGCAACGCCTGGTCACGCGCAACCCCGGTCTCGATATCGAGCGGGTCAGAGACAACCTGCGACTGATCACCGAGCGCGGATACAACCGGCAACGCGACCTGGCCAAAGCGCTGACCGCCCTGCTCGCCGAATTGTGAGCGCTTGGGTGAAAACCTGACCTGTTTCGTCCAGACCCAGAGCTGACCGAGCTCTACCTATTTGGACGGGTCCTAGGACGTGCCCGCGATGATTCTCGTCTCGGTATCCGTAACCACGATGCTTACGGGCCGATCGTGCGCCTCCCTGGGTACCTCCGCGATCAGCTGGAAAGCGTAAGCTAGTGCCACCGTGGTCGCGTCCGGAAGCTGGGCCAAGAGCCGATCGTAAAACCCCTTGCCGTAACCGATACGGTAGCCCCAGGGGTCCACGGCCAAGGCTGGCACGAGCACCAGCTCGATCCGACAAGCTTCGATCCTGGGAGCGCTGCTTGCGGGTTGACGTGTCGACCACGGGCCGGGCTCAAGGGCTTCACCCCGTTTCCACGTTCGCACGCTCAGCTCGCCCTCCTGCTCGATGCGAGGCAAGCCCACGGTCTTGCCTGCGGCCAGCGCATCCTCCAGCACGGCAGACGGATCGGCCTCGCGCAGCACGGGCGCGTATCCGACCACCGTGCCGGCCTGCGCGCAGGCCGACAGCTTCATGACGCGATCACAGATGACTGCCGAGCGTGCGCTTACAGCTTGTTTGGGGAGCGCATCCCGAATGGCGCGCATGCTCTTGCGTAATTGTGCTTTGACCTGCCCGGCGATGGCACGCATCTCCTCTTCGCCCACAGGGGGTGGTCTCCCTTCGGAGTCAGGCTCAGGCTCAGTCATGTGCCGACGACGACCCGCTAACCGCCGGCGGGTCAGCAACCGCTTGCGAACTGGCACCGGATCGCGCGGGGACCCTAGGCGGGTGCTCCCTGGGTGGCTCGCCGTTGCCCGCGCCGCTGGCGACATCGCGCGGGCCGGGCGTTTCCTGCTCGAGGCGTGCAGCAAGCTGCCTTGCCGAAACGTCCATGCTGCCTTCGGTCATGCGCTGCCGCAGCTGCTTGAGCAGCGGCCAGGTGCCGGCGCGGTCGTGTTCCGGTCGCCAAGGCCCACCGGGTGCCTGCCGGAGCGCTTCGAGGATCTGGGAGACGCGGATGGTATCGATGTCACGTGCCGGCACGTAAGTCCGCGCTTGCCCGGCGCGTTCGGAGCGGGCCAACAGGCCCCTGGCGGCAAGCGCTTCCAGCACGTCCTCGGTGAGCTGCTTTGGCAGGCTTTGCTCGCTGGCGAGCCTCTCGGTCGTCGGCATGGGTCGGCCGTTCACGTACGCGTCGGTCAGACGTGCGAACGCATGCAGGGCGAGGTGCTCGCGCAGTGCGAAAGGTGGGTCGTGCGGCTCGAGGTTCCAGTCGTAACGAGCTGGATCTGCGTGCGCAGCCGCGACCTCGGCCCCCAACAACACGGCAAGCCAGCTGAGAAACACCCACAGCAGGAACAGCGGGATCGCCGCGAATCCGGAGTACAGCGCATTGTATCGCAGCACACCGACCTGTGCGTAGACCCGCAACAGGAACGCGGCGTAGCCGATGGTCCCCGAAACCAACCCTCCCAAGACCGCCGCGGGCAACGGCACGCGGGCATTGGGCATTACAAGATATAGAAACGTCAGACCCGCAGCCGCGATCAGGACGGACACGACTTCCAGCGCAGTACTGAAGGCGGGATCAAGAAGTCCGGCCCCCGCCAGCAGGATCGTGGCGGATACGACGCACATGGGTGTGATGAAGAGGATGGCCGCGTAGTCGACCAGCGTGCGGCTGAGGCTGCGGGACCGGCGGACACTGAGAATGTGGTTGAGCGAACGCTCCACGGCTCGCAGAAGCGCCCACACCACATAGAGCAGGGTCACCAGTCCGACGATTCCCAAGCTGGCCAGATTGGCCTTTTCCACCAGCTCGAGCACCATGATGAAGGCGTCGCGCAACGTGGCCAGGTGCCTGCCCGACTCGTCGGTCGCGGGCTCGAAGGTGTGGGTCAGCCAGGGTTGCACGACATCGCGGCTGAAATGGTCGTATCCGCCAAGCCCCTTCATCGTCGCCACCGCGAGCGCCAGCAGGGGCACGAGGGCGAGCACGCTGTCAAAGGACAGTGCCGACGCGTGCGTCAGCACGTCGTGTCGGACAAAGCCCCTTGGAGCGGCGCGCAAGGCCCGCCATAGCTTCCGAGCCCAGTTTACGCTGCGCCAGTCCATACGAAGTCCACTCGGCTCCCGTCGGTGCTCCGCGCCGCCGTCCCCTGTGTGACCGAGCTTGCGTCCGCACCGCAGCGCTCGCAAGAACGCAGTACGAACTCCTGTAGCCCCCCGGTCGCTTCGGGACTCTTGCAGGGGGAGCCCGGGGCGCGTAGCGCGCGCTCTTGGCCTGGATCCGACACGTACACCAGGGTACCGCGCGCGCGCATTTCGTGCATCTTCTCTGATCCCTGTGAGCCAGCCAAGCTGCACGCCGGCGCAGAAGCAGGGGACAGCGGCGGCTATCTCGCCGAGACCGATCGAGACCGGCCGCGCAGGGTGGACGCGATCGCCGGAGCGCTCCGGATGGAAAACCGCCTGCAATCGAGCCGGCCGCGTGTCACAATGCGCCCGGTCATCGCAATGCGGCTGGATATCGCAATGCGGCTGGATATCGCAATGCGCCCGAAACCGGCTGGCGCCCTATGGCGGTAGTGTTGGGACCCCATACCTTGGATGCGCGCTCTCGCCGCCGGTTCGCGTCGTGTTCGACGAGCAGAACCCTCATGGGCAGCCACAGGCGGCCGGCGATCGCGGTCGCGTGCGTCTTGGCAGCGGGCTCACTCGCCGCGGCGGCAGCACCGCTCGAGCACAGCGGGCAGTACGAGCGCTACGCCGTGGCCTCCGACGAGGCCCAGGCTTCGCGTATCGGCGCTTCGATCTTGCGGCAGGGCGGCAGCGCGGCGGATGCGGCCGTCGCGACCATGCTGGCGCTCGGGGTGACGATGCCCGCCTCGAGCGGCTTGGGTGGCGGCGGCTTTGCCCTCTATTACGAGGCTGCCCGGGACGAGCTCACGTTTCTCGATTTCCGGGAGCGCGCCCCGTTCGGGGCTACGCCCGCGATGTTCACCGAAGCCGAGGCGCGCGGGCTCGAGCATCCCTCTAGGGTCGGGGGGCTCGCGAGCGGCATTCCGGGCGAGCCTGCGGGGATCGCTGAGCTGCTCAAGCGTTTCGGCAAGCTGCCCCGAAGGCGCGTGACCGAACCGGCGGCCCGCTTGGCCGAGCGAGGCATCCAGGTGTCGCCCTACGTGGCGCGCCTGAGCGGTTTCGCGGGCGCCGAGCTCGTTCGTGACCCGCTGGCGCGCCGCTGGTTTGCCCCCGGCAAGAAGACCCTCGAGCCTGGGCGCCGGCTGCGGCGGCCCGCGTTGGCAAAGACCATTCGCAGCCTCGGCAAATGGGGTGCGAGACCCTTCTATCGCGGCCCGATCGCACGAGCGATCGTGCGTGCCAACCGCAAGGCAGGGGGTATCTTCACCCGCAAGGATCTGGCCGATTATCGCGTGGTGCACCGAAGCCCGCTCGAGGCGAGCCACTTCGGATTTCGTTGGGTCACGGCGCCGCCACCCAGCGCAGGGGGCTACACCTTGCTTGCGAGCCTCGCGTTGCTTGAACGCTGGCTGCCACAGCCCGACAAGGCTACAGAAGCCGAGCTGCAGCACGCTCTGGTCGAGTCGTTCAAGGGGCCTTTCCTGGATCGCTCGCGCTACTTCGGGGATCCCGACCACGTGAAGGTGCCGCTCGGCGAGCTTCGCGCCGAAGCGCACGTGTCCCGGCGTGCACAGCTCTTTCGTGCCCGGCAGAGTCGGCCGGCCAGCGACTACGCCTCGCCCGTGCGGCGGCGCTCCAGCCAGCCGACCCTCGCATCCGAGGGCGGCGGCACCACGCATCTGTGCGTGGTTGACGCGCAAGGCAACGTGGCCGCGGTCACCACCACCATCAATCTGCCGTTTGGGGCGCGCTACACGGCTGCGGGGATGATCATGAACGACGAGCTCGACGACTTCGCACGTGCCGTGGGGGCCCGCAACGCGTTCGAGCTCGAGGGTGGCGCGCCGAACTTGCCCGGGCCAGGACACCGGCCCGTGTCCACGATGACTCCCACGATCGCGTTCGGCAAGGAGGGGCCGGCGCTCTGCATCGGGGCCGCGGGAGGCAGCCGGATCGTGACCGGCGTCGCCCAAACGGCTTTTCGGGTGCTCGTACGCAACGAACCGGTGGCGAGCGCCGTTGCGCGCCCACGGATCCACCATCAGGGCTCCCCGGATGTGCTGCGCTACGAGGAGCAGCTCGACCCCGAGGTCGTCAAGCAGCTCGGCGAACGGGGCCACAAGCTAGAGGCAGGCCGCTGGGCCGCCAAGGTCGCTCTGGTCCGCATCCGCACCGAGTCTCCCCGCCTGATCGCCGCCAGCGACCCTCGCAAAGGAGGCCGCCCGGCGGGCAGGTAGCCCGAACAGCTACGATATTCGCCGAGCGGAACCGGGTACTCGTCCTGTGGGCACTCGGCGATGTCGTCCCACCCTATCCACCGCAACATGTGCATCCCGCGCAACCACAGCTACGACAGGTGGGTGCCTTGGTGTTATCCCTACCTGGGGTCAGGACCGCCTCCACCGAATGCGACCGATCCCTGGTCTAACGCGCAGGCCGTGGGGATCCTTCCGGGCGGTTCGTTTCAGATTCCTAATCATCCCAACAGCTATGACTTCTTCTTTCACGACATGAACGACCTCGTGGGCAAGATCCATTCGCACTGGTAGGAGGCTCTTTTTGGTCAACTGGTTTTGAGGCCATCGGCGATGCCTGGGATGATCGGCAAGAGAGCGGGCCCGATGATGCTGGCGCTCTTCAGCGTCGGCGCCTGCCTGGGCGACGATGCAGGTCAGGATGCCGCCGGACCCTACTGCGTCTCCGCTCCCGGGCGTTCTGCTACGTCCTGCGTGATGGGCGAGATCTGCTTCACAAACCTCGCATGCGGGCCACCGACGCCTGCTGGCCTGCCGGGGCAGTGCCGTTACAGCAGGCTAGGATCCCCGGCCGCAGACGATAGGTGCCACAAGCTCTGCACCACCAACGTAGATTGTTTCGGAGATCAAATGTGCGAAGCTCACATGTTTACCGCACGGTGGGACGGCAGCCGGATCTACTGGATCTGTTGCCCGAGAGGTGGATGCAAGCTGAGCACGAAAATGAATGGACCTGCGTGATGGATGTGCAGCTAGGCGGATCGAGCCCCTGGTTTTGAGGCGATCGGCGATGCCTGGGATGATCGGCAAGAGAGCGGGCCTGATGATGCTGGCGCTCTTCAGCATCGGCGCCTGCCTGGGCGACGATGCAGGTCAGGATGCCGCCGGACCCTACTGCGTCTCCGCTCCCGGGCGTTCTGCTACGTCCTGCTCGAAGGATGAAATCTGTTTCACCACAGTTGCCTGCGCGCCGTCGTTCGGGCCGGTTGGTGGCCAGCCGCCATGCGGCCACGCTCCCGGTGGGGGACAATCGCCTGCAGCGGACGATAGATGCCACAAGTTATGTATGGCAGGTGCTGGCTGTCCGGGAGATCAAGTTTGTGAGGCCCATAAATTTACGTCATTCGGAGACGCGCTTGGAACCCACTGGATCTGTTGCCCGAAAGGCGGATGCAAGCCGAGCACGGAATGAATGGACCCGCGTGATGGATGTGCTGCAGCTAGCCGGATCGAGCCCCGGCGGATCACCGCCGGGCCTCAAGACTGACAGTTTTGCGAGGCTCGATCGCTACGCCTCCCCGCG harbors:
- a CDS encoding nucleotidyl transferase AbiEii/AbiGii toxin family protein, with protein sequence MTSSELLDSLRLVIAELSTRGRGHALVGGIAVSVRAEVRFTRDVDLAVQVRDDPEAEVLVRDLGLRGYVPIATVEHEATQRLSTVRLKASTGMKIDLLFASCGIEREVVARATPVELPEVGFVPVAEPEELLAMKVLSMSERRLQDRLDAQRLVTRNPGLDIERVRDNLRLITERGYNRQRDLAKALTALLAEL
- a CDS encoding 5-formyltetrahydrofolate cyclo-ligase; protein product: MTEPEPDSEGRPPPVGEEEMRAIAGQVKAQLRKSMRAIRDALPKQAVSARSAVICDRVMKLSACAQAGTVVGYAPVLREADPSAVLEDALAAGKTVGLPRIEQEGELSVRTWKRGEALEPGPWSTRQPASSAPRIEACRIELVLVPALAVDPWGYRIGYGKGFYDRLLAQLPDATTVALAYAFQLIAEVPREAHDRPVSIVVTDTETRIIAGTS
- a CDS encoding YihY family inner membrane protein encodes the protein MDWRSVNWARKLWRALRAAPRGFVRHDVLTHASALSFDSVLALVPLLALAVATMKGLGGYDHFSRDVVQPWLTHTFEPATDESGRHLATLRDAFIMVLELVEKANLASLGIVGLVTLLYVVWALLRAVERSLNHILSVRRSRSLSRTLVDYAAILFITPMCVVSATILLAGAGLLDPAFSTALEVVSVLIAAAGLTFLYLVMPNARVPLPAAVLGGLVSGTIGYAAFLLRVYAQVGVLRYNALYSGFAAIPLFLLWVFLSWLAVLLGAEVAAAHADPARYDWNLEPHDPPFALREHLALHAFARLTDAYVNGRPMPTTERLASEQSLPKQLTEDVLEALAARGLLARSERAGQARTYVPARDIDTIRVSQILEALRQAPGGPWRPEHDRAGTWPLLKQLRQRMTEGSMDVSARQLAARLEQETPGPRDVASGAGNGEPPREHPPRVPARSGASSQAVADPPAVSGSSSAHD
- the ggt gene encoding gamma-glutamyltransferase, which encodes MGSHRRPAIAVACVLAAGSLAAAAAPLEHSGQYERYAVASDEAQASRIGASILRQGGSAADAAVATMLALGVTMPASSGLGGGGFALYYEAARDELTFLDFRERAPFGATPAMFTEAEARGLEHPSRVGGLASGIPGEPAGIAELLKRFGKLPRRRVTEPAARLAERGIQVSPYVARLSGFAGAELVRDPLARRWFAPGKKTLEPGRRLRRPALAKTIRSLGKWGARPFYRGPIARAIVRANRKAGGIFTRKDLADYRVVHRSPLEASHFGFRWVTAPPPSAGGYTLLASLALLERWLPQPDKATEAELQHALVESFKGPFLDRSRYFGDPDHVKVPLGELRAEAHVSRRAQLFRARQSRPASDYASPVRRRSSQPTLASEGGGTTHLCVVDAQGNVAAVTTTINLPFGARYTAAGMIMNDELDDFARAVGARNAFELEGGAPNLPGPGHRPVSTMTPTIAFGKEGPALCIGAAGGSRIVTGVAQTAFRVLVRNEPVASAVARPRIHHQGSPDVLRYEEQLDPEVVKQLGERGHKLEAGRWAAKVALVRIRTESPRLIAASDPRKGGRPAGR